The following coding sequences are from one Osmia bicornis bicornis chromosome 2, iOsmBic2.1, whole genome shotgun sequence window:
- the LOC114879404 gene encoding amine oxidase [flavin-containing] A-like translates to MAADFADEEFVREDANDLDVIIVGAGLTGLTCAYNILKKKTGLDVLIIEENNEVGGRILPKAFSETYHANFLQEHITDLIKTLDLNIDRRKIIDMRKRILCTNYRPSQNLPKYYGAEMEKEAIALKLSTNTMHNEIEHLAETSVEELLRKIVYFSFARSLCRAYICSSCAMRNLNDISVLWLLSVLNGALGLFNRLRIMFGDNNRYFIQGGVTKIAHELLENILRLYGKIRYAEVVNEIKFNDDRVYVLTEKNHFRCELVVIAVPPPMHNRIIIKPSSQCLLNTQILYIPSKNVFFNVTYKNLHWNDNSLKDVVTTWDSNSNLNIVYDVTRNNSERFMLSGFLAEPDSTQTNRKGLFNTLNQCFETVDTSKFLQYKEYNHFSNDQMKGGSPMSVMMPTSINNYINYMGTTFERIFFASSEYATNWPGTIDGAIEVGKMTAYSILYRIRPQVLTSHEIASLKYVFYIIVMKYYFALKINAPIPWKQQIFQNKNNQKIRASYLKFKQNAQKSDVEL, encoded by the exons atggcCGCTGATTTTGCAGACGAAGAATTTGTTAGGGAAGATGCGAATGATCTTGATGTTATAATTGTAGGCGCTGGTTTAACTGGTCTTACATGTGCATACAATATtctgaaaaagaaaactgGGTTAGATGTCTTAATTATCGAggaaaata aCGAAGTCGGAGGTCGTATTTTGCCTAAAGCTTTTAGCGAGACCTATCATGCAAATTTCTTACAAGAGCATATAActgatttaataaaaacattGGACCTAAATattgatcgaagaaaaataattgatatgAGAAAAAGAATATTGTGTACAAACTATAGACCTTCACAAAATTTACCGAAATATTATGGAGCTGAg ATGGAAAAAGAAGCTATAGCACTTAAATTAAGCACAAATACTATGCATAATGAAATAGAACATCTCGCTGAAACAAGTGTAGAAGAACTATTAcgtaaaattgtttatttttccttcGCACGTTCATTATGTCGAGCATATATTTGCAGTTCATGTG CCATGCGAAATCTCAACGATATTTCTGTTCTTTGGTTGCTTTCCGTACTGAACGGTGCTCTTGGTCTTTTCAATCGATTAAGGATTATGTTTGGTGATAATAATCGATATTTCATACAA GGTGGTGTAACTAAAATTGCTCATGAATTGTTAGAAAACATTTTACGATTGTATGGTAAAATCAGATACGCAGAAGTAGTTAATGAGATTAAATTCAACGATGATCGAGTATACGTTCTAAcagaaaaaaatcatttcag ATGTGAATTAGTAGTGATAGCAGTACCACCGCCAATGCATAATCGCATTATCATTAAGCCATCATCTCAATGTTTATTAAATACTCAAATTCTGTATATACCAAGCAAGAATGTATTCTTTAATGTAACTTATAAAAATCTACATTGGAATGATAATTCCCTAAAGGACGTCGTCACTACATGGGATTCGAACAGcaatttaaatattgtttatgATGTAACTCGCAACAATTCAGAAAGATTTATGCTTTCTGGATTTCTTGCAGAACCTGATTCCACTCAGACTAACAGAAAAGgattatttaatacattaaatCAGTGTTTCGAAACTGTAGATACCTCGAAATTTTTGCAATATAAAGAATACAATCACTTTTCGAATGATCAAATGAAAGGTGGTAGTCCTATGAGTGTTATGATGCCCACCTCCATCAACAACTATATCAACTACATGGGTACCACGTTTGAAAG GATCTTCTTTGCCTCCAGTGAATATGCTACTAATTGGCCGGGAACTATAGACGGTGCGATAGAAGTTGGAAAAATGACTGCTTATTCGATTCTGTATAGAATTAGACCACAGGTGCTTACTTCTCATGAAATAGCCAGTCTTAAGTacgtattttatattattgtaatgaaatattactTTGCTCTCAAAATAAATGCACCTATACCGTGGAAACAGCAAATTTTTCAGAacaaaaataatcaaaaaattCGTGCcagttatttaaaatttaaacaaaacgCCCAAAAGTCGGATGTTGAACTTTGA